In the genome of Blastocatellia bacterium, one region contains:
- a CDS encoding response regulator produces MERKRILVVDDDDAMRTGLASLLASDTVVIRTASSREEAEALYSAETFDLVITDLRLKGGRDREGLDLIREIKQQSPMTRVVLLTGYGSAEIEREARQRGADDYWEKAILIPELLARLHALGISLKPQVDQDSCKS; encoded by the coding sequence ATGGAGAGAAAAAGGATACTTGTGGTGGACGACGATGATGCTATGAGGACGGGTTTGGCATCATTGCTGGCATCAGATACTGTAGTGATTCGGACGGCATCATCGCGCGAGGAAGCCGAGGCGCTGTACAGCGCTGAGACCTTTGATTTGGTGATTACGGACCTGCGGCTGAAGGGCGGCCGCGATAGGGAAGGACTTGATCTCATTCGCGAAATCAAGCAACAGTCCCCAATGACGCGTGTCGTGCTGTTGACGGGCTATGGATCGGCGGAGATTGAACGGGAAGCCCGGCAGCGCGGCGCCGATGATTACTGGGAGAAGGCGATCCTGATACCTGAATTGCTGGCGCGGCTTCACGCTCTGGGAATTTCCCTCAAGCCTCAGGTTGACCAGGACTCATGCAAATCATGA